A stretch of the Corylus avellana chromosome ca6, CavTom2PMs-1.0 genome encodes the following:
- the LOC132183778 gene encoding kinesin-like protein NACK1, translating into MTVRTPGTPASKIERTPVSTPGGPRAKEEKIVVTVRLRPLSKREQLAKDQVAWECIDDDTIVYKPLPQDRSAQPASFTFDKVFGPASLTETVYEEGVKNVALSALMGINATIFAYGQTSSGKTYTMRGITEKAVNDIYRHIMNTPERDFAIKISGLEIYNENVKDLLNAESGRNLKLLDDPEKGTVVEKLVEETANDDQHLRQLINICEAQRQVGETALNDNSSRSHQIIRLTIESTLRENSDCVRSFVATLNFVDLAGSERASQTHADGARLREGCHINLSLMTLTTVIRKLSVGKRSGHIPYRDSKLTRILQHSLGGNARTAIICTLSPALSHVEQSRNTLFFATRAKEVTNNAQVNMVVSDKQLVKHLQKEVARLEAELRTPEPSKEKDWKIQQMEMEIEELRRQRDLAQSQVDELRKKLQEDQQSSNPFESPRPSVKKCLSYTGTLSPKLEGKEIGRVDKVRSTMLRQSMRQSSAAPFTLMHEIRKLEHLQEQLGEEANRALEVLQKEVDCHRLGNQDAVETIAKLQAEIRDMRSMRPVPKEVGVGNAVAPNKSVSTNLKEEITRLHSQGSTIANLEEQLENVQKSIDKLVMSLPSNYHEFNSESLPKTRKEHKKKKLLPLASSNVANRPNFIRSPCSPLSASRQVLDSDIENIAPEYDDTVSSETLPESEKETPTKSEDGGDVSSKENTPGFRRCSSVNMKKMQKMFQNAAEENVRSIRAYVTELKERVAKLQYQKQLLVCQVLELEANEAAGYNLEDEENIEAEEPQVSWQVTFREQRQQIIELWDLCHVSIIHRTQFYLLFKGDPADQIYMEVELRRLIWLQQHLAELGNASPAPMGDEPTISLSSSFRALKREREFLAKRLTSRLTVEERDALYIKWDIPLDGKQRKMQFVSKLWTDPHDAMHVQESAEIVAKLVGFCESGNLSKEMFELNFVLPSDRRPWLMGWNQIQNLLHL; encoded by the exons ATGACTGTTAGAACTCCAGGAACACCAGCTTCAAAGATAGAGAGGACACCAGTATCAACCCCAGGGGGGCCAAGAGCTAAGGAAGAGAAGATTGTAGTTACAGTACGGTTAAGGCCTTTAAGCAAAAGGGAGCAGCTAGCAAAAGACCAAGTAGCATGGGAGTGCATTGATGATGATACTATTGTTTATAAACCACTACCTCAGGATCGTTCAGCTCAACCAGCCTCATTCACATTTG ATAAAGTTTTTGGTCCTGCTAGTCTAACTGAGACAGTATATGAGGAAGGAGTAAAGAATGTTGCCCTCTCTGCTTTGATGGGCATCAATG CAACCATATTTGCATATGGACAAACTAGCAGTGGTAAGACATACACAATGCGGGGAATAACAGAGAAAGCAGTTAATGATATCTATAGGCATATCATGAAT ACCCCAGAAAGAGATTTTGCAATAAAAATTTCTGGACTGGAAATATATAATGAGAATGTAAAAGACCTGTTAAATGCAGAATCTGGTCGCAATTTGAAGCTGTTGGATGATCCAGAG AAAGGTACTGTGGTTGAAAAGTTGGTAGAGGAAACAGCAAATGATGATCAACATTTGAGACAACTAATCAATATTTGTGAGG CTCAAAGGCAAGTTGGTGAAACTGCCCTTAATGATAACAGTTCAAGATCACACCAGATAATAAGGCTG ACAATTGAAAGTACTCTCCGTGAAAATTCTGATTGCGTGAGGTCCTTTGTTGCAACCTTg AATTTTGTTGATCTAGCTGGAAGTGAAAGAGCTTCACAGACACATGCAGATGGTGCTAGGCTTAGGGAAGGATGCCATATTAACCTCAGCTTGATGACACTCACAACAGTAATCAGAAAGCTCAG TGTTGGCAAAAGAAGTGGTCATATACCCTACAGAGACTCAAAGCTTACTCGCATATTGCAGCACTCACTTGGTGGGAATGCACGCACGGCCATCATATGTACTCTGAGTCCAGCACTGAGCCATGTTGAACAATCTCGAAACACTCTCTTCTTTGCCACCCGCGCAAAGGAAGTAACAAACAACGCCCAAGTAAACATG GTTGTTTCAGACAAGCAGCTAGTAAAACATTTGCAGAAGGAAGTAGCCAGGCTGGAAGCAGAACTGCGCACTCCTGAGCCATCAAAGGAAAAGGATTGGAAAATTCAGCAG ATGGAGATGGAAATTGAGGAATTGAGACGGCAAAGAGATCTTGCACAATCTCAGGTGGATGAACTACGCAAAAAACTTCAGGAGGACCAACAG AGTTCAAACCCATTTGAATCACCCCGTCCGTCAGTGAAGAAGTGTCTCTCCTATACTGGTACGCTATCACCAAAACTTGAAGGCAAGGAGATAGGCCGTGTTGACAAAGTAAGAAGCACAATGTTGAGGCAGTCTATGAGGCAATCATCAGCTGCTCCATTCACTCTTATGCATGAGATTCGCAAACTAGAACATCTCCAGGAGCAGCTTGGAGAAGAAGCAAATAGAGCGCTGGAAGTACTACAAAAGGAAGTGGATTGTCATAGACTGGGTAACCAGGATGCAGTTGAAACAATTGCTAAGCTGCAAGCAGAAATAAGAGACATGCGTTCCATGCGTCCAGTACCAAAAGAAGTTGGAGTTGGAAACGCAGTTGCTCCTAATAAGAGTGTCAGTACTAATCTGAAGGAAGAGATTACAAGACTTCATTCACAAGGCAGCACCATCGCCAACCTTGAGGAGCAGCTTGAAAATGTTCAGAAGTCTATAGACAAATTGGTAATGTCTCTTCCAAGTAATTATCACGAGTTTAACAGTGAATCATTGCCCAAGACTAGGAAGgaacataaaaagaagaagttacTGCCGTTGGCTTCTAGTAATGTTGCCAACCGCCCAAATTTTATAAGATCTCCTTGCTCACCTCTATCAGCTTCTCGGCAAGTTTTGGATTCTGATATTGAAAATATAGCTCCTGAGTATGATGATACTGTGTCCAGTGAGACTCTGCCAGAGTCTGAAAAGGAGACACCCACCAAGAGTGAAGATGGTGGAGATGTCTCTTCTAAGGAAAACACTCCCGGCTTTCGACGTTGTAGTTCAGTTAACATGAAGAAAATGCAAAAGATGTTCCAAAATGCTGCAGAAGAGAATGTAAGAAGCATAAGAGCATATGTAACAGAACTGAAAGAACGTGTGGCCAAACTCCAATACCAAAAACAACTACTTGTTTGCCAG GTGCTGGAGCTGGAAGCAAATGAAGCAGCAGGGTACAATTTAGAGGATGAAGAAAACATTGAGGCAGAGGAGCCGCAGGTTTCATGGCAAGTGACTTTTAGGGAGCAAAGGCAGCAGATCATCGAGTTATGGGATTTGTGCCACGTCTCCATCATTCACAGGACCCAGTTTTATTTGTTATTCAAGGGGGACCCTGCTGATCAAATTTACATGGAAGTGGAGCTTAGGCGCTTGATATGGTTGCAGCAGCACCTAGCAGAACTCGGGAATGCAAGCCCAGCTCCCATGGGAGACGAGCCCACAATCTCTTTGTCATCAAG TTTCAGAGCACTTAAGCGTGAAAGAGAGTTCCTGGCAAAGAGGTTGACCTCACGTTTGACAGTGGAGGAGAGAGATGCATTGTACATTAAATGGGATATTCCACTTGACGGGAAGCAGAGGAAGATGCAATTTGTAAGCAAGCTTTGGACAGATCCCCATGATGCTATGCATGTACAGGAGAGTGCTGAAATAGTGGCAAAGCTTGTAGGGTTCTGTGAAAGTGGCAACTTGTCAAAGGAGATGTTCGAGCTTAATTTTGTGCTTCCATCTGATAGGAGGCCATGGCTTATGGGCTGGAATCAAATCCAAAACCTTCTTCATTTGTGA
- the LOC132184835 gene encoding non-specific lipid-transfer protein 2-like — translation MKASYIAVLCTLLLLLLAKAHVTMAVTCNPTQLSPCVSAITSSSAPSTVCCSKIKEQKPCLCQYLKNPNLKKFVNSPNARKVANTCGTPFPKC, via the coding sequence ATGAAGGCATCATACATTGCAGTACTCTGCACTCTGCTGCTGCTGCTCCTTGCTAAAGCACATGTAACAATGGCAGTAACATGCAACCCCACACAGCTGAGCCCTTGTGTGAGTGCAATCACATCTTCCAGTGCACCATCTACAGTCTGCTGCAGTAAGATCAAGGAACAGAAACCCTGCCTCTGCCAATACCTCAAGAATCCCAATCTCAAAAAGTTTGTGAACTCCCCCAATGCAAGGAAAGTTGCAAACACTTGTGGAACTCCCTTCCCCAAGTGCTAG